The Rhodobacteraceae bacterium LMO-JJ12 genome contains the following window.
GGATCTTGTTACCTTTGAAAGCAATGGTGTCGGCAATGCCATCCAGATTCTGCGCCACCTGCCAGGCACCAATCCGCGCGGGTTGGTGGTTTCCGAAGAAGAGGCGTTTGTGCAAAATGCAATGAGCCTTGACCTTACGCGGCTCTCTTTGAACGGAGAGCCGAGAGTGGATCAGGCGCGGTTTGCAAATCTGGTGGCAAGCGATCCAATCGCCCCGGCCCTTCGCAGGGGCATGATCTTGTTTCACGCAGGCAACACCGATCACCCGAAAGATTTTCCTATGACCGGGGACTATTGGATGAGTTGTCAGAGTTGTCATGTAGACGGGTTCAACTTTACCAATAGCTACCTGTTTGAGGACACCAAGATTGACAAGTACCGCTATGCGCGGGTGGGCCATGGTAATCTGGGAAGCATGATCGCAGGCAACTTTGTCGGCGATTATATTCAGATCGTTCAAGGCACACAGGGCGGCCTGGGTCATGATGGCGAAGGCTCAGCCCCCTATGTTGATAGTGAAGACCCACCCGCCGAAGTGGCTGAGATGATGGTCGACCTGCATGAATTTGTGACGGCCAAGGGCAACTTGCCGCTTGTTTCCAGCTGGCTTCGCCTCGATGATGATCGCGGCACCGTACACGAGTCAGAATGGACAAATTCGGCTGCTTGTGCCGAATGCCATTCCGACATGTTTGATCAATGGGCCGATAGCCTGCATCGGTTGATGGGGGATTCAAACCCTTATTACAAAGTGACAGAAGACATTGCCGCCGCCGAAGAGGGCGAGGAGTTCAGGACATGGTGCATGGGGTGTCATCACCCTCAGGGCCTGTTGTCCGGTCTGACGGCGACTTCGAATAATGGGCATATGTTCGAACAAGGCGGGACTTCCTTGTTCGACGCTTTAGGCAAAGGTGTGCCTGATCTTGATGAGGGTACCGGGTGCTTATTTTGTCATCGTATTACAAAGCTTGAAAATGCCTTGGGCAAGACCGCTGGAGCAAATGCCAGTTTTACCGTGAACATCAAGGATCGTGAAACCTATGTGTTCGAGAACAGCCAGCAAGAAATTCTGAACTGGCTTGGCAATCACGGTATCAATGCCAAACCTGAGGCCCATGCGACCTCGTATAGTCAGGATTTCTATTCAGACAGCAAGCTTAGCAGTTCATGCCACAATGAATTTGCACCGGGCACGGGTGCCTTGATCGTCGACACCTACAGCGAATGGGAGCGTTCCAGCTATAATGTCCCTGAGAAGCCCGACCAGCACCGCTCATGCATTGACTGTCATATGCATGCGGATGTCTCGCGGATCGGTGAGGATATTCCGGGGGTGTCAACGGATGGCGGCCGAGTGAAAAAGAACGTGGTCACACATCAATTCACCGGTGCAAACTACCGTCTGGTCGGCCTGCGCAACCCTGAATTGGAGCGCATGACCGTCGAGCTTTTGCGTACAGCGGCAAAGCTGGACATCAGCCTGACAGAGGCTGGCAAGCTTAACGCGCGCGTTCGCAATACCGGGGCTGGCCATGCGCTTCCTACAGGGGTTGCGGATTTCCGTCAGGTCTGGCTGGACGTTACGGTGACTGATGCGACGGGGCAGGTGGTTCTGGAAAGCGGGAAGATGGATGAAGCCGGTGTTGTCGATCATGACGCGCGTTTCTTCCGCAAGGTCTTTGGTGACCGATATGGCGATCCGGTCGGTTTCAGGTTCTGGCGCTATGAACGTATGATTGAGGATACGAAAATCCCTGCTAATGGTCACCGCGATGAAGTCTTTGACCTGCCTGCGAATACGACGCTTCCGTTAACCGCAACGGTTAGGTTGATGTTCCGCACCTATCCGCAATTTGTGACTGACTTGGTGCAGGAGCAATACCCCGAACTGCCTGACCCCGAGCCCGTCTTAATGACGCAACAAACCGTCGAACTGCCCCAATAACCCATCGCGAAAGCAGGACATCTTATGAATATCAAATCCACCCTGATCGGACTGGCCCTGACCGTTGCTTCGGTTTTGCCAGCGGGCGCCGAAAGCTACGAAATCGACCAACTGATTGACCTGACAGCACTCACGCCTGAAGATGTCTATCGGTTTTCGCCCAGCTATTTGTGGATCGAACCTGGCGACAGTATCAAATTCTTGAACTCGACCGGAAACCATACCGTGACAGCGATTGAAGGCATGTGGCCAGATGGTGCAGCTCTTGTGAACATCGAACACAAACCTGAAGCGGAGGTCACATTCGAAAAACCCGGGATCTATGGTTTTAGATGCAAAGTACATGGGCGCCATGGGATGTATGCGCTGATTGTGGTGGGGTCACCTGAGCCAAATATCGACAGTTTGGACATGACCGGTATCGGCGGTTTGGGTCAGCGCATCTTCGCAGAACTCCTGCAGAAAATGAATGAGGATGCTAATAGCAAGGGGCAATAGAAACGCTGCATTGAGCGGCTTGCCCGCCGCCCCTTCGACCATTTGCGCTAAGCGCCCTGCGTTAGGCCCACACGACTGCAAAGCTCGATGATGCGGTCTTCGCCACGTAAGCCATCCAAAACGATCCGGATCGTAGCGTCGGAGGAATACTGCTTCCGCGTGGCGCACTTGATGACGTCGACGATCTTCTCGCAGGGCGTCAGTGCCGTGATGCGCTGGGCAGCGCAATGCTCTCCGCATCTGTGAATATTGATTTGTTCGTGTTAGTTCAGGGGGGAGATCATTGCTGATTAAGCACTTGGTTCTAAGGTCGCCCCACCAAATCGCGATTTGTTCAATCTCGTGGCGCTGATTAGTTAAGCAGAGAAGGAATGAGCGGTCTTTGACGACCAATTCGGCCTTTCTTGAAGCAACATTTCTGGTAATTCAGTTTTATGGACATCATTCTGATCACGACGATTATTGCCTCATTGTTCCTGCTTATCGGAGCCGCTGAGCCGCTGGCGAACCGTCTGCGTTTGCCTTATGCCGTGATTATTGCCTGCCTTGGAATTATCGTCGGTGTGGCGGCAACCTTTTTCTTGCGCACTGAACTTACCGATGCGCTCAATCCGGTGGCCGAGGCAATTCTGGCGCTGCCGATACGTTCAAATGTGTTCCTCTACGTTTTTTTGCCGACATTGGTGTTTCAGGTCACGCTTGGGCTGAACTTGCGGCGCATGGTGGATGATTGGGTTCCGATCTTGGTGCTGGCAGTTGTGGCTGTTTTCGTCGCGACATTCGTAATTGGCTATGCGTTGGCGGTGTTCAGTCCGTTGTCACTGGCGGCTGCTCTGCTGGTTGGGGCGATTGTTTCGACCACTGACCCATCGGCCGTTGTCAGCATCTTCCGCTCGATCTCGGCACCACGGAGGTTGGCGCGTATCATCGAGGGCGAAAGCCTGCTAAATGATGCCGCAGCTATCGCCCTAGCGGCACTGTTCATGGAATTCGTCAAGGCGGGGGTTCCCGACCCTTCGGTACAGGGCGCCCTGGCGCGGTTTCCTATGCTGCTCGCGGGCGGTGTATTTGTCGGCTGGTTTGCAGCGCGTATTGCAATCTGGATCATGGCGCTGTTCAGCCGTTACGAACAGGCGGTCATCTCGGTGTCGATTGCCTTGCCTTATCTCGCCTATATAATCGCGGAACAGATCGTAGGCGCATCAGGGGTCATTGCCGTGGTCGTGGCGGCGATGACGTTGCAATTGGTCGGGCCGGGGCGTTTGCCGCCGACGACTTGGCAAAACCTGCGTGAGGTCTGGGACCTTCTAGCGCATTGGTCGGGGGCGCTGATCTTTATCTTGGCGGCGTTGTTGATCCCACGGATGCTGGAAACGGTGCAATTGACCGACCTGGGGTTGATCATGGTGGTGGTTGTCGCTGCGATTGTGGCGCGGGCGATTATTCTCTATGGGTTGTTGCCGTTGCTCACGCTGCTGCGTCTTTCGCCGGTGGTTGAACAGCCATACCGCGTGGCGATTATGTGGGGCGGGCTGCGCGGGGCGGTTACGCTATCGCTGGCGCTGGCTGTCACCGAAAGCTATCTCATTCCGCCTGATGTGAAACGGTTGGTGGGGATCCTTGCCACCGGGTTTACCTTGTTCACGTTGCTGGTACAGGGAACGACGCTGCGCTGGATCATCGGTAGGTTGGGGCTTGATAAACTCTCGCCGCTTGATAACGCGCTCTACAATCAGGTGATCGCAGTCGCGCTGCAAACGGTGCGCGAAGATCTGGCGACGGTGACCGAGAACTATGAACTTACCAAGGAGACCGTGCGCGCTGAGGCAAAACGATTTGGTGAGCGCTTGGAACTTGCGGTCAAATCTGCCGAGGCCAACACCGAAATCCTTGATCGTGACCGCGTTACGCTTGGGCTGATTGCGCTGGCCAGTGCCGAGCGCGACGCCATTCTCGCCCGGTTTCTTGACAGAACCATTTCATCGACCCTGTCCGAGCGGATGCTGTCAGAGGCAGATGGGTTGATCGAAGGAGCGCGGTTTGACGGGCGTAGCGGCTATAAGAATGCGGCCAAACGCAGCATCGGTTTCAGCTTTTGGCTCAGACCCGCAATTTTTCTGCACAACAGGTTACGGTTTTCGATCCCGCTGGCGCGGATCACTGCGGCACGTTTTGGATTGTTGTTGGCGCAGCGGTTGATCCTGCGGGATTTGCACGGGTTTATTGATGGACGTATCCGTCGCATCCACGGGCGGCGGGTTGCCGAATTGCTGCATTCTATGTTGGATCGGCGTATTGAGCGGGTCGAGCAGGCGCTCGAGGGGCTCAGACTGCAATATCCGGGCTATGCCGAGGAAATGGAGCGCCGCTTCATTTATCGCACGGGGTTGCGTCTGGAAGAGCGAGAGTATGATGCATTGCTGGAGGACGGTTTAATCGGCGAAGAGGTCCACAGCGCGCTAATGCTTGATATCGTGGCACGCAGAGATCGCGCGGAGAAGGCGCCGTTGCTGGATCTAATGCTGCAAAAAGTTGAGCTGGTGCGCCAGTTCCCGTTGTTTGCCGATATGGATGAGGCGGTCTTGAACAGACTGTCCCGTTCGCTGGTGACCCGCTACGTCAACCCCGGAGAACGGATCCTGCGCCGCGATAGCATCTCACATAACGTCTATTTCGTAGCGTCCGGTGCTGTCGAGCTTGAGGTGGCCGGGCAGACATGGCGGTTGGGTCGTGGCGAGATGTTTGGTCAGATGGGTGTGCTGATGCGCCGCCCGCAGCGCACTGACGTACACGCCATTGCGCCGTCGACCTTGCTTGTGCTCGACGAAGAACGGTTCTTTCGGCTTCTCAGGAGGAGTGAAACCCTTCAATCCGCCGTGCGCGATAGCGCGGTCCGGCGTGGTATCCCGACGGAGCAGCTTTTTGCCAACATCCAGGCACACGGCAGCTAACGCGATTTGATCAAAGTCACGTGTGTCAGGATCGGGAAATCCGGTGGTACCAGTGGTAGTTTGCCCAAGCACAGCCGCCGCGTGCGAAGCGGATGAGCGACCACGCGATGCGTAGAGCAGGGAAACAGCGCATCTGACCTGACGACTGTGGGGCTTAAGGTCTTTGGCTTACTCTGGGGTGCAGGAATTGAGGAATGTCAGTACTGGCCATTCATCCTGACGCAGAGCCGTCTTTCGCACCCAGCCGTTTCGTTCGCCAAATCGCGCCCGGCACCAGATTCCATCGGATGTCGAAGTGCAGAAGTTCACCTTGAGGCATGCACCAGTCGGCAGCGTGCCAACGACAGGGGCATTCGACCTGGGCTGATCTCGGACGTTGAGGTTGACGATGATACCCACCGATCCGTAAGTGCCACCTTCTTCGGTCATGGCAGGCTTGCGCAGTTCGGCCGGGTCGGCGCATTTCTGTGACATTCCAACATAGATACAGCGGTGGCGTCCGATTGCAGCAGCGATCTTTTGCGTGCTCTCATCGCCCTGCGCGCGTTCGAGGACCAGACCCCGTTCAGTCGCGTCAAGTTCGCCAGTTATACGGTTCTGGCTTCCGCCAAGGGTCGCAACCCGCGTACCGGCAGAATCATAAAATCCCAACTGGCCCTTATGGATATCCCAGCCTTTGACGCCGGCCAGCGGTGTGGAGCAGTTCTTCGTCGTGATGGCGAGTTTGCCACCGGTTTCCGGCGCGGCACTTTCCAACGACATGGCGCAGGTCATCCCGTCGGCACCATATTGCGGATCAAAAGCGAACCACTGACCTGAAAATGCCTTGATGAATGCCGCCTGGTCCTGGGCATGAGCAAAAGAGCCCAGGAGTAGAGTCACAATCGTTGATACCAACAATCTGAATTGCCGCATTATGGTCTTCCTCTCAAAATTTGGAATCAATCCTGTGGGCCGAGAGCGGTTCGGGCGCGCCCAATAACCGTTCCATCCGCCGTAAGGGTCATTTCTATGGTAATGCGCGCCTCGGGCCCGGCCGAAAAACCGGTCTTGGCAACAACATCGCGACTGTTCTGCGAGACCGTGATTTCGCGCGATTGGCGGGTGGCTATAGAACCGGACGTATCGTGTTTATCAATTGTCATCTCCGCCATGACGGTTCCCGGAGCCAACCCCGTGACAACTCCCGTTACGGTCATGCCACTTTCGTTGGGCGTCAGTTCAATCAAAGGAACAGCCATCTGCGCGGTTGCCATGGACGGCAACAATGCGGCTAAGGCAACGGCCCGGAGCATCGGAGGTCTCATCGCGAATCTCCTCCCCGATGCAGCCTATCGCGAGATCTGGGTGATGGTAACGCTGCCAGCGTTCGAGAAAACCTGCGCTGGTGCTACTGAAGTGCCTGATGTGACGCCTAGGTTATTGCCGATCTGATTCCATTGCACTGTCGTGTCCTGACCAGAGACTTGCAACGTGTATTCATTGTCGTTGCCTTTCTGATAAAGCGTGCCGGAATTGTTCGACCCGGTAACTTTGACCGTTCCCTCGTTGCGCTCACCAATCTGGAACAGGGCACCGCTATTGCCGCCCTCGGCGACATCCAACGTGCCGATATTACCGAACCCTTGCTGATCGAGAATAATCGAGGCCGAGCTTCCCCCCATGATCGACGCCAAATTGGTCGGGTCAGTTAGCCCAAGGTCGGAATTGAACTGGTTCAGCTGCACTCTGGCACCATTTCCCCGGAGCGTGATCCTGGCCTCGTTGTCACCACCGATTTGCGTGGCGGGGGTGAGTCCCAAGGACGTGTCGCCAGCGACGATTGAATTATTCGCCTCGGACTGATCGACGAACAGGGTATTGCCTAGCCCGGCGTTTGTGGATTGTTGTTCGATGAAAACGATATTCCCATCTCCGGCACTTGCAGGAACAACGCAGGCTAGGGAAACACACATACCAGCAGCTACGAGCCCGGAAACGCGATTGGTGCTACACGACATAACAATCTCCCTGACTACAATTGTCGTTTCAGATAAACTCTTACCATGAAGTTTGAGAAATGGCCAAAGCATTTCCGGTTCCGTTCTGTGTGAAACTTGCCCGATTGCCATAACCGGCCTGCGCGACGGCTGCGGTGTTCCCAAAACCGGTAATTGCACCACTCAAGAAGTTGCCCTGTCCGGCCTGCAACGCCGAGAACAAGTTGGAATTTCCGTCAATGTCTAGCACGATTTCGTTGTCGAGACCGGTTTGCGAGACGATACCGGGGCGCCCAAACCCGGAAAACATGACTGGATCGCCCCACAGGTCACCCAGGCCACCGTTGTGATCCCCCAGAATTCTCAGTTGCAGAGAGTTGCCAAACGAATCTGACGAACCGCTTAATACCGGTGTTTCGATAAGAATATTGTTTTCTATTCCCGAATTCACAAGTTGCAAATCATTGCTGAATTCCGGATTGGCGTGAGCCGATGTTGCACCAACGAGTATAAACGCAGCCAACCCTTTGGCGGCTAAACGATGAAAGCCACTAATATGCCTGTTTGCCATTCTTCTGCCCTCTTTGATTTGGCGGAAGTAATTGAGCCTCCGCGCCAATCAAGGTGAGGGAAAGGAATGGCGAAAGTGTGAACTGGAAAAGATAATTCCGGGCCGCTTTCTTGACGTGGCCTGGGCAGGTGGCGAATTAACCCAGTGTCTCTCCGGGCTCTGCCGATGGTGGCGGCGATGCGGCTGCAGGAGCCTGCTGTTGGTTACCCGAGGGTGACAGCCGCCGTTCGCGCGTTTGGGGGCGTGAACGCACGCGAGGCCGGGTTACGACCACTGCGGCGGCGCTTTTTGTGTCAGGGCGTGCCACGCGTGTCGCGTTGGCTGGAATGACCCCGTCGTATTTTTCCGCCCGGTAGCGGGCAACCAGAGAGTTGCCTGCGGCCTTGTCCGCAAACGACCAGACGCCCAGTTCGCTGCCTTCGATCACCAATGCCAGAACGGCCTTTTCGATGGCTTGCTGAACGGCAATATATTTTCCCTCATTGGCACTATACCCGGCTTCCATCTCAAGCAGTTTGTCCAGTTCGATATACCGGAAGATGCTGCCTTGCAGGACCGATGAGGCAATGGATTTCTGGGTTGTCACGCTGGTCAGTACTTCGCCGGTTTCCGTCGACACTGCACGCAAGGAGACTGTGACCGTATCCAGCTTCCATTCGGTATTGCTGCCGATGCCCAAGAACCGCGCGCCAAAGCCGCCCGTCTGCTGGTTAGAATCATAACCGACGATCCCACCCTGAAGGACGATT
Protein-coding sequences here:
- a CDS encoding plastocyanin/azurin family copper-binding protein, yielding MNIKSTLIGLALTVASVLPAGAESYEIDQLIDLTALTPEDVYRFSPSYLWIEPGDSIKFLNSTGNHTVTAIEGMWPDGAALVNIEHKPEAEVTFEKPGIYGFRCKVHGRHGMYALIVVGSPEPNIDSLDMTGIGGLGQRIFAELLQKMNEDANSKGQ
- a CDS encoding cation:proton antiporter; this translates as MDIILITTIIASLFLLIGAAEPLANRLRLPYAVIIACLGIIVGVAATFFLRTELTDALNPVAEAILALPIRSNVFLYVFLPTLVFQVTLGLNLRRMVDDWVPILVLAVVAVFVATFVIGYALAVFSPLSLAAALLVGAIVSTTDPSAVVSIFRSISAPRRLARIIEGESLLNDAAAIALAALFMEFVKAGVPDPSVQGALARFPMLLAGGVFVGWFAARIAIWIMALFSRYEQAVISVSIALPYLAYIIAEQIVGASGVIAVVVAAMTLQLVGPGRLPPTTWQNLREVWDLLAHWSGALIFILAALLIPRMLETVQLTDLGLIMVVVVAAIVARAIILYGLLPLLTLLRLSPVVEQPYRVAIMWGGLRGAVTLSLALAVTESYLIPPDVKRLVGILATGFTLFTLLVQGTTLRWIIGRLGLDKLSPLDNALYNQVIAVALQTVREDLATVTENYELTKETVRAEAKRFGERLELAVKSAEANTEILDRDRVTLGLIALASAERDAILARFLDRTISSTLSERMLSEADGLIEGARFDGRSGYKNAAKRSIGFSFWLRPAIFLHNRLRFSIPLARITAARFGLLLAQRLILRDLHGFIDGRIRRIHGRRVAELLHSMLDRRIERVEQALEGLRLQYPGYAEEMERRFIYRTGLRLEEREYDALLEDGLIGEEVHSALMLDIVARRDRAEKAPLLDLMLQKVELVRQFPLFADMDEAVLNRLSRSLVTRYVNPGERILRRDSISHNVYFVASGAVELEVAGQTWRLGRGEMFGQMGVLMRRPQRTDVHAIAPSTLLVLDEERFFRLLRRSETLQSAVRDSAVRRGIPTEQLFANIQAHGS
- a CDS encoding SH3 domain-containing protein, whose product is MRQFRLLVSTIVTLLLGSFAHAQDQAAFIKAFSGQWFAFDPQYGADGMTCAMSLESAAPETGGKLAITTKNCSTPLAGVKGWDIHKGQLGFYDSAGTRVATLGGSQNRITGELDATERGLVLERAQGDESTQKIAAAIGRHRCIYVGMSQKCADPAELRKPAMTEEGGTYGSVGIIVNLNVRDQPRSNAPVVGTLPTGACLKVNFCTSTSDGIWCRARFGERNGWVRKTALRQDEWPVLTFLNSCTPE